One Microlunatus soli genomic window carries:
- a CDS encoding MFS transporter, with protein sequence MSAEPNPKDAISESLTVDRSTLRRASIAGMVGTTLENYDFVIYGTAAALVFNELFFPNLNPAIGVLASFATYGVGFVARPLGGLFFSHFGDRIGRKWVLVATLFLMGTATFVIGLLPTYGSVGVLAPVLLTLCRLLQGFGAGAEQAGGIVLLTESAPQNKRGRYASLVYVGAALGSVLGALVWVLVQLMPDDRVQSIGWRLVFLSSVLVTIAAYIFRRRLRESPVFEEAKSRGKIVERQKTPIGVAFRFGWRGIGRVFLLNIGAIAHSYFYQVFVANYIKNDLNMPGDVVPPMLLIGGVFAMGAAVSAGVLSDRFGRRPIYIVICAVLMLMPYPAFLLLHTQNVIIIGIVVVLGFIFAVEGTVGVQSAFLPELFGSRYRYAGVALGRETSAAVGGFGPFIAQGLLAATGSFVPVVIYLMVLIGIGLVTAIYAPETRGRDLLSEHDARHGDPAPTSH encoded by the coding sequence ATGTCTGCCGAACCGAACCCGAAGGATGCAATCAGCGAATCGCTGACCGTCGACCGATCAACCCTGCGCCGGGCCTCGATCGCGGGGATGGTCGGCACGACGCTGGAGAACTACGACTTCGTCATCTACGGCACCGCCGCGGCACTGGTGTTCAACGAGTTGTTCTTCCCCAACTTGAACCCGGCGATCGGCGTGCTGGCCTCGTTCGCCACCTACGGGGTCGGCTTCGTCGCGCGTCCGCTCGGCGGCTTGTTCTTCTCCCATTTCGGCGACCGGATCGGGCGCAAATGGGTACTGGTCGCCACGCTGTTCCTGATGGGCACCGCGACCTTCGTGATCGGCCTGCTGCCGACCTACGGCAGCGTCGGCGTGCTGGCACCGGTGCTGCTCACCCTGTGCCGGCTGCTGCAGGGATTCGGCGCCGGCGCCGAACAGGCGGGCGGCATCGTGTTGCTGACCGAATCCGCTCCACAGAACAAACGCGGCCGGTATGCATCGCTGGTCTATGTCGGCGCCGCTCTCGGCTCCGTGCTCGGGGCCCTGGTGTGGGTCCTGGTGCAGCTGATGCCGGACGACCGGGTGCAGTCGATCGGCTGGCGGCTGGTCTTCCTGTCCTCGGTCCTGGTGACGATCGCGGCCTATATCTTTCGTCGCCGGCTGCGCGAATCGCCGGTGTTCGAGGAGGCCAAGTCCCGCGGCAAGATCGTCGAGCGGCAGAAGACTCCGATCGGTGTGGCGTTCCGGTTCGGCTGGCGCGGCATCGGCCGGGTGTTCCTGCTGAACATCGGCGCCATCGCGCATTCGTACTTCTACCAGGTGTTCGTCGCCAACTACATCAAGAACGACCTCAACATGCCCGGCGACGTCGTGCCGCCGATGCTGCTGATCGGTGGTGTGTTCGCGATGGGTGCGGCGGTCAGCGCCGGCGTCCTGAGTGATCGTTTCGGACGCAGACCGATCTACATCGTGATCTGTGCGGTGCTGATGCTGATGCCGTACCCGGCGTTCCTGCTGCTGCACACCCAGAACGTGATCATCATCGGGATCGTCGTCGTGCTCGGCTTCATCTTCGCCGTCGAGGGAACTGTCGGGGTGCAGTCGGCCTTCCTGCCCGAACTCTTCGGCTCCCGGTATCGCTACGCCGGTGTCGCACTCGGCCGCGAGACCTCGGCGGCGGTCGGCGGCTTCGGCCCGTTCATCGCCCAGGGGCTGCTGGCCGCGACCGGCAGCTTCGTCCCGGTGGTGATCTATCTGATGGTGCTGATCGGGATCGGGCTGGTCACCGCGATCTACGCTCCGGAAACCCGCGGCCGCGACCTGCTCAGCGAGCACGACGCCCGGCACGGCGATCCGGCACCGACCAGCCACTGA
- a CDS encoding NAD(P)-dependent oxidoreductase, with product MDSLIVVITDGNLLPLADILQQRLGDSAELRWPTDRAETLAAIADADAIVGGAFDTELAAAAPRLRLVQVSGAGTNGVDRAALRPGIALANTYHHQDAMAEYAVWAAIDLRRGLSGADRQLRAGRWASPAQDPALPLPVGLAGARIGLYGFGHVGERAWRAFASFGSTGAAVTGRGAVRAAEHGLEWAGGVDQLGRLCEESDILLVSAPLTAETTGAIGPAELAALGPDGIMINVARGPVVQETALYEALRDGRLGAAAIDVWYHYPPTVGATTMPADAPFNELHNVLLTPHISGVVRATFEARIGDIATNLLALRDGAPLINLTE from the coding sequence ATGGACTCCCTGATCGTGGTGATCACCGACGGAAACCTGCTGCCGCTCGCCGACATCCTGCAGCAACGGCTCGGTGACAGCGCCGAATTGCGGTGGCCCACCGATCGTGCCGAGACGCTGGCGGCGATCGCCGACGCCGACGCCATCGTCGGCGGCGCCTTCGACACCGAGCTGGCCGCGGCCGCACCTCGGCTGCGGCTGGTCCAGGTCTCCGGTGCCGGGACCAACGGGGTGGACCGGGCGGCTCTGCGCCCGGGGATCGCGCTGGCCAACACCTACCATCACCAGGACGCGATGGCCGAGTACGCGGTCTGGGCCGCGATCGACCTGCGTCGCGGCCTCAGTGGGGCCGATCGGCAGCTGCGAGCCGGCCGCTGGGCCTCACCTGCGCAGGATCCTGCGTTGCCGCTGCCGGTCGGGCTGGCCGGCGCTCGGATCGGACTGTACGGCTTCGGCCATGTCGGTGAACGGGCCTGGCGTGCCTTCGCCTCGTTCGGATCGACCGGTGCCGCGGTGACCGGCCGCGGCGCCGTCCGGGCCGCGGAGCACGGCTTGGAATGGGCCGGCGGCGTCGATCAACTCGGTCGACTCTGCGAGGAGTCCGACATCCTGCTGGTGTCGGCTCCGTTGACCGCCGAGACGACCGGCGCGATCGGGCCGGCCGAGCTGGCAGCACTCGGCCCCGACGGCATCATGATCAACGTCGCCCGCGGGCCGGTGGTGCAGGAGACCGCGCTGTACGAAGCACTGCGGGACGGCCGGCTGGGCGCGGCCGCGATCGACGTCTGGTATCACTATCCGCCGACGGTCGGCGCCACGACAATGCCGGCAGATGCGCCGTTCAACGAGTTGCACAATGTGCTGCTCACTCCGCACATCTCCGGTGTCGTGCGGGCCACGTTCGAGGCCAGGATCGGTGACATCGCGACCAACCTGCTGGCCTTGCGGGACGGTGCGCCGTTGATCAACCTGACCGAGTGA
- a CDS encoding PAC2 family protein — translation MADETGQTGSLRDLKDAVALVAFGGWNDAGSAASHAAEHLAEVCQTRQAFSLDPDDFYDYQVNRPEVRGIGDERRIAWPTTEIRTGTLPDGRDLVIVQGLEPNFRWRQFCQLLTSSLRSAGVRRVYLLGALLADHPHTRPIPVSATSSDPDTAEELGLGPSTYEGPTGILGILGEDLAKAEIDTVSLWAAIPHYVSSPPSPKGTLALLNRLEDLLDVSLDLGDLPDLARAWERGVDELAADDSEVADYVSSLEQQRDESDLPEASGDAIAAEFERYLRRRDK, via the coding sequence ATGGCTGACGAAACCGGGCAGACCGGGTCCCTGCGGGACCTCAAGGACGCCGTCGCGCTGGTCGCGTTCGGCGGCTGGAACGACGCCGGTAGTGCCGCCTCGCATGCCGCCGAGCACCTGGCCGAGGTGTGTCAGACCCGGCAGGCGTTCTCGCTGGACCCCGACGACTTCTACGACTATCAGGTGAACCGGCCGGAGGTCCGCGGCATCGGTGACGAGCGCCGGATCGCCTGGCCGACCACCGAGATCAGGACCGGTACGCTCCCCGACGGCCGCGATCTGGTGATCGTCCAAGGGCTGGAACCGAATTTCCGCTGGCGGCAGTTCTGCCAACTGCTGACCTCGTCCCTGCGTTCGGCCGGAGTCCGCCGGGTCTACCTGCTCGGCGCCCTGCTGGCCGACCATCCGCACACCCGACCGATCCCGGTCTCGGCGACCAGTTCCGACCCGGACACCGCCGAGGAGCTCGGCCTGGGGCCGTCGACCTACGAGGGGCCGACCGGCATCCTCGGCATCCTCGGCGAGGATCTGGCCAAGGCCGAGATCGACACCGTCAGTCTGTGGGCGGCGATCCCGCACTACGTCTCCAGTCCGCCGTCACCGAAGGGCACACTGGCGCTGCTCAATCGGCTGGAGGACCTGCTTGACGTGTCGCTGGATCTCGGCGACCTGCCGGACCTGGCCCGGGCCTGGGAACGCGGCGTCGACGAGTTGGCCGCCGATGATTCCGAGGTCGCCGACTACGTGTCCTCGTTGGAGCAGCAGCGCGACGAGAGCGACCTCCCCGAGGCCAGTGGTGACGCCATCGCTGCCGAGTTCGAACGCTACCTGCGCCGCCGCGACAAGTAG
- a CDS encoding metal-dependent hydrolase family protein, with the protein MITRIVNATVLDLAADQTTLEPDRQVVIEDEAIVAVERSGTAPSAEERVFDAGGRVLMPGLIDGHVHVTAWNADLLAGAEVAPSYAAIRSAGLMRAMLDRGFTTVRDTGGADFGLARAIDEHRIPGPRLIFGGKALSQTGGHGDARSAGRQAALDDCCNALGQVADGVDEVYRTARNEIRRGAQHIKIMLGGGVASPTDKVSDLQYSPEEISAAVRVASNAGKYVAGHAYTTEAVRLGLELGVRSIEHGNLMDPSVFELFEQHDAYYVPTLSAYDAMAAAGAEVGLSAENLEKNQIVVEAGLRTLEAADRAGLKIVLGTDLLGSLQVHQSKEFLLRREVQSAEAILRSATTVAAELIGQQGNLGVIAPGASADLLVVDGNPLEDIGLLADPTRSIALLISRGRVHTDHLTSA; encoded by the coding sequence ATGATCACCAGGATCGTCAACGCCACCGTGCTCGACCTGGCTGCTGACCAGACGACGCTCGAACCCGACCGCCAGGTGGTGATCGAGGACGAAGCGATCGTCGCCGTCGAGCGCAGTGGCACCGCACCCTCTGCTGAAGAACGAGTGTTCGACGCCGGCGGCAGGGTGCTGATGCCGGGACTGATCGACGGCCACGTGCACGTCACCGCCTGGAATGCCGATCTGCTGGCCGGGGCCGAGGTCGCGCCGAGCTATGCGGCGATCAGGTCGGCCGGGCTGATGCGGGCCATGCTGGACCGCGGCTTCACCACGGTCCGCGACACCGGCGGTGCGGATTTCGGTCTGGCGAGGGCGATCGACGAACACCGGATCCCTGGCCCGCGGTTGATCTTCGGTGGCAAGGCCCTGTCCCAGACCGGTGGCCACGGCGACGCCCGATCAGCCGGCCGACAGGCGGCGCTGGACGACTGTTGCAATGCCCTCGGTCAGGTCGCCGACGGCGTCGACGAGGTGTATCGGACCGCGCGCAACGAGATCCGTCGCGGTGCCCAGCACATCAAGATCATGTTGGGTGGCGGCGTGGCGTCGCCGACCGACAAGGTCTCCGATCTGCAGTATTCACCGGAGGAGATCTCCGCCGCGGTCCGAGTGGCCAGCAATGCCGGCAAATACGTCGCCGGCCACGCCTACACCACCGAGGCCGTACGCCTGGGCCTGGAACTCGGCGTGCGGTCGATCGAGCACGGCAACCTGATGGATCCGTCGGTGTTCGAGCTGTTCGAGCAGCACGACGCCTACTACGTCCCGACGTTGTCGGCCTACGACGCGATGGCCGCGGCCGGGGCCGAGGTCGGCCTGTCCGCGGAGAACCTGGAGAAGAACCAGATCGTGGTCGAGGCAGGGCTGAGGACCCTGGAGGCCGCCGACCGGGCCGGTCTCAAGATCGTTCTCGGCACCGATCTGCTGGGCAGCCTGCAGGTCCACCAGAGCAAGGAATTCCTGCTCCGCCGCGAGGTGCAGTCGGCCGAGGCCATCCTGCGGTCGGCGACCACGGTGGCGGCGGAGTTGATCGGGCAGCAGGGCAACCTCGGGGTGATCGCGCCCGGTGCGAGCGCCGACCTGCTGGTGGTCGACGGCAACCCGCTGGAAGACATCGGACTGCTCGCCGACCCCACCCGCAGTATCGCCCTGCTGATCAGCCGCGGCCGAGTCCACACCGACCACCTCACCAGCGCGTAA
- a CDS encoding MFS transporter, giving the protein MADLLDRLERIPYGRPHRKLQLQGGLGYVFDTMDAGVVSFILPVVAGIWALSTQQVGLLGSSTYFGYFFGALVAGQIGDRYGRKVVMLGALGFYAVFTLIAATSVHWLELFFLRALAGFGTGAESAIIAPFLAEFVPSKYRGRYVGVISGFFSFGFVVAALLGKFVVPLPDGWRWVQVITALPIVMILIWRRSIPESPRYLIRMGRMDEARAVIERLEGQSGRGPVPASQAAPTPDDSVIVERRLSPLASIAELFRAGRARRTAVAWIVWLVQTFAYYGFITWIPSLLVARGLDISKSFTFSLLIYVMMVPGYFTAAYLNDLLDRKIVIAGYSIGAGIAALGMALAQSNTQVLIAGMALSLFLNGVYSGLYSYTPEIFPTRVRATGMATTSAIARLGAIAAPIIIGAAYSSLGFGGVFTMMVIVLAIGIAAILIFGVSTAGRSLEELNEGTGQSSTVRTDRATPAPKEE; this is encoded by the coding sequence GTGGCAGACCTGTTGGACAGACTGGAACGGATCCCGTACGGCCGGCCGCACCGCAAGCTGCAACTGCAGGGCGGGCTGGGCTACGTCTTCGACACGATGGATGCCGGCGTCGTCTCGTTCATCCTGCCGGTCGTGGCGGGGATCTGGGCGCTCTCCACCCAGCAGGTCGGGTTGCTCGGTTCGTCGACCTACTTCGGCTACTTCTTCGGGGCGCTGGTCGCCGGGCAGATCGGTGACCGCTACGGCCGCAAGGTCGTGATGCTGGGCGCGCTCGGCTTCTACGCCGTGTTCACCCTGATCGCCGCCACCTCGGTGCACTGGCTGGAGTTGTTCTTCCTGCGTGCGTTGGCGGGGTTCGGCACCGGCGCCGAGTCGGCGATCATCGCGCCGTTCCTGGCCGAGTTCGTGCCGTCGAAGTATCGCGGTCGCTATGTCGGGGTGATCTCCGGTTTCTTCAGCTTCGGCTTCGTGGTGGCAGCACTGCTCGGCAAATTCGTGGTGCCGCTGCCCGACGGCTGGCGATGGGTGCAGGTGATCACCGCACTGCCGATCGTGATGATCTTGATCTGGCGCCGGAGCATCCCGGAATCGCCGCGGTATCTGATCCGGATGGGTCGGATGGACGAGGCCCGTGCGGTGATCGAGCGGCTGGAAGGTCAGTCCGGTCGCGGACCGGTGCCGGCTTCGCAGGCCGCGCCGACGCCGGACGACTCGGTGATCGTCGAGCGGCGGTTGAGTCCGCTGGCCAGCATCGCCGAACTCTTCCGCGCCGGCCGTGCCCGGCGGACCGCTGTCGCCTGGATCGTCTGGCTGGTCCAGACCTTCGCCTACTACGGCTTCATCACCTGGATCCCGTCGCTACTGGTCGCCCGCGGTCTGGACATCTCCAAGAGTTTCACCTTCTCGTTGTTGATCTACGTGATGATGGTGCCCGGCTACTTCACCGCGGCGTACTTGAATGATCTGCTGGATCGCAAGATCGTGATCGCCGGCTATTCGATCGGCGCCGGGATCGCCGCCCTCGGGATGGCGCTGGCGCAGTCCAACACCCAGGTGCTGATCGCCGGGATGGCCCTGTCGCTGTTCCTGAACGGGGTGTACTCCGGTCTCTACAGCTACACGCCGGAGATCTTCCCGACCCGGGTGCGGGCGACCGGGATGGCCACCACCAGCGCGATCGCCCGGCTGGGCGCCATCGCGGCGCCGATCATCATCGGCGCCGCCTACAGCTCACTCGGGTTCGGCGGCGTGTTCACCATGATGGTGATCGTGCTGGCGATCGGGATCGCCGCCATCCTGATCTTCGGGGTGTCCACGGCCGGACGATCACTGGAGGAGCTCAACGAGGGGACGGGGCAGTCGTCGACCGTCCGCACCGATCGCGCCACACCGGCGCCGAAGGAGGAATGA
- a CDS encoding putative quinol monooxygenase translates to MILIIVKWKVKPEYADRWPELTRSFTEATRAEPGNKFFEWSRSVEDPNQYVLLEAFDDDAAGPHVNSAHFKQAQADLPQYVQETPSIRNLQGQPEDWDLLGEFQIS, encoded by the coding sequence GTGATCTTGATCATCGTGAAGTGGAAGGTGAAGCCGGAGTACGCCGATCGGTGGCCGGAGCTGACCCGGTCGTTCACCGAGGCGACCCGGGCCGAGCCGGGCAACAAGTTCTTCGAGTGGTCCCGGTCGGTGGAGGATCCCAACCAGTACGTCCTGCTCGAGGCGTTCGACGACGACGCCGCCGGCCCGCACGTCAACTCTGCCCACTTCAAGCAGGCCCAGGCCGATCTGCCGCAGTATGTCCAGGAGACACCCTCGATCCGCAACTTGCAGGGGCAGCCTGAGGACTGGGACCTGCTCGGGGAGTTCCAGATCTCCTGA
- a CDS encoding IclR family transcriptional regulator, whose amino-acid sequence MSGSVARTLDILEVVAGRGGATAKEISEATGLPLPTVYRLVRELLDGEYLVHIRDSQRFELGYKLHALGVSLHEQVGVSRSVRTEITALQQQLGVAAYLAVHRGSQIVVVFTADAPDCPRLPPLEFGYHEAAHATALGKILLANMEREERLLHLDPEPMPRFGPGTITGHQELFAQLEQVAGRGIAWEFGEFSPGATCAAAAVRGRTGALVGSVAVSAPDARFAHGRPEIEQALRATASRVSQHYRLHG is encoded by the coding sequence ATGTCAGGCTCAGTGGCGAGGACTCTGGACATTCTCGAGGTGGTGGCCGGGCGCGGTGGCGCGACGGCGAAGGAGATCTCGGAGGCGACCGGGCTGCCGCTGCCGACGGTCTACCGGCTGGTCCGGGAGTTGCTGGACGGCGAGTACCTGGTGCACATCCGCGACAGCCAGCGCTTCGAACTCGGCTACAAGCTGCATGCCTTGGGCGTCTCGCTGCACGAGCAGGTCGGGGTGTCTCGGTCGGTCAGGACGGAGATCACCGCGTTGCAGCAGCAACTCGGCGTCGCCGCCTATCTCGCGGTCCATCGCGGCTCGCAGATCGTCGTGGTGTTCACCGCCGACGCGCCGGACTGTCCGCGACTGCCACCGTTGGAGTTCGGGTATCACGAGGCCGCGCACGCCACGGCGCTGGGCAAGATCCTGCTGGCCAACATGGAGCGCGAGGAACGGCTGCTGCACCTGGACCCTGAACCGATGCCACGGTTCGGTCCGGGAACGATCACCGGCCACCAGGAGCTGTTCGCCCAGCTCGAGCAGGTCGCCGGCCGCGGTATCGCCTGGGAGTTCGGGGAATTCTCCCCCGGCGCAACCTGTGCGGCCGCCGCGGTCCGTGGACGGACCGGCGCGCTGGTCGGTTCGGTCGCGGTGTCGGCACCGGATGCCCGGTTTGCGCACGGCCGGCCGGAGATCGAGCAGGCCCTGCGGGCGACCGCTTCTCGGGTCAGCCAGCACTACCGGCTGCACGGCTGA
- a CDS encoding GMC family oxidoreductase gives MTEQTTQNRFGNPIDHDTEAVVIIGSGAGGGTVAYELTQRGIPCVVLEAGPFLKPDDYENDEWAAFGQMAWLDSRTTSGSWRVSRDFPTLPAWIVKAVGGSTTHWSGATPRFHEHEFRTRTYYGDVDGANLLDWPITLAELEPYYDRAEIAIGSTHRHGRPPLPANNNYKVFANGAERVGYKFYATGPYGTNAEPYDGRPASIQDGFNFQGDKNASKWSTAVREIPRALDTGKCDLRASSHAVQITHDSSGRADAVLYLDADGNLHRQAATVVCLAGNSIESPRLLLMSSSASHPDGLANSSGQVGRNYMRHMTGSVYARFDQPVRMYRGETMAGIIADEARLDTSRGFAGGYYLETLALGPAFLAAFVDPGSWGRGFTEIMDAYANTAGLWIVGEDMPQETNRVTLNTAVKDQWGLPAADVHFDDHPNDVAMREHGYQRADLLYEAVGATGTHHTPPYPSTHNLGTCRMSERAEDGVVGAYGEAHDVPGLFVSDGSVMTTGAAANPTLTIVALAIRQAEHIADRLGKGDL, from the coding sequence ATGACCGAGCAGACGACGCAGAACCGGTTCGGCAACCCGATCGATCATGACACCGAGGCGGTCGTGATCATCGGCTCCGGGGCCGGTGGCGGTACGGTCGCCTACGAGCTCACGCAACGCGGAATTCCCTGTGTGGTCTTGGAAGCGGGCCCGTTCCTCAAACCCGATGACTACGAGAACGACGAGTGGGCCGCCTTCGGTCAGATGGCCTGGTTGGACAGCCGGACGACCTCCGGCAGCTGGCGGGTCAGCCGGGACTTCCCCACCCTGCCGGCCTGGATCGTCAAGGCCGTCGGCGGCTCGACAACCCACTGGAGCGGCGCCACGCCACGCTTCCACGAACACGAGTTCCGGACCCGCACCTACTACGGCGACGTCGACGGCGCCAACCTGCTGGACTGGCCGATCACCCTGGCCGAGTTGGAGCCGTACTACGACCGGGCCGAGATCGCGATCGGGTCGACCCATCGGCACGGCCGTCCGCCGCTGCCGGCCAACAACAACTACAAGGTATTCGCCAACGGCGCCGAACGGGTCGGCTACAAGTTCTACGCAACCGGCCCGTACGGCACCAACGCCGAGCCCTACGACGGCCGGCCGGCCAGCATCCAGGACGGCTTCAACTTCCAGGGTGACAAGAACGCCTCCAAGTGGAGCACCGCCGTCCGGGAGATCCCGCGCGCCCTGGACACCGGGAAGTGCGATCTACGGGCCAGCAGCCACGCCGTGCAGATCACCCACGACTCCTCCGGCCGGGCCGACGCGGTGCTCTACCTGGACGCCGACGGCAATCTGCACCGGCAGGCCGCCACGGTGGTCTGTCTGGCCGGCAACTCGATCGAGTCGCCGCGGCTGTTGCTGATGAGTTCCAGTGCCAGCCACCCCGACGGGCTGGCCAATTCCTCCGGTCAGGTCGGCCGCAACTACATGCGGCACATGACCGGATCGGTGTACGCCCGCTTCGATCAACCGGTCCGGATGTACCGCGGGGAGACGATGGCCGGCATCATCGCCGACGAAGCGAGACTGGACACCTCCCGCGGGTTCGCCGGCGGCTACTACCTGGAGACCCTCGCTCTCGGCCCCGCCTTCCTGGCCGCCTTCGTCGACCCGGGCAGCTGGGGTCGCGGCTTCACCGAGATCATGGACGCCTACGCGAACACGGCCGGGCTGTGGATCGTCGGCGAGGACATGCCGCAGGAGACCAACCGGGTCACCCTGAACACCGCGGTCAAGGACCAATGGGGGCTGCCGGCCGCCGACGTGCATTTCGATGATCATCCCAATGACGTGGCGATGCGCGAACACGGCTACCAACGGGCCGACCTGTTGTACGAGGCCGTCGGTGCGACCGGCACCCACCACACACCGCCGTACCCGTCGACCCATAATCTAGGCACCTGCCGGATGAGTGAACGAGCCGAGGACGGTGTGGTCGGCGCCTATGGTGAGGCCCATGACGTGCCCGGTCTGTTCGTCAGCGACGGGTCGGTGATGACGACCGGCGCAGCGGCCAACCCGACGTTGACCATCGTCGCGCTGGCGATCCGGCAGGCCGAGCACATCGCCGACCGACTCGGAAAGGGTGACCTCTGA